The genomic stretch CGGAAGCCTCATGAGGCGGCAGCATAAAATTGATCCCTTCGCTCCTGCCCCATGCGCATAGGCGTCCGGCAAGGTCTGTTGCTTCCGGTTTTTGAGTGTTGAAAAGCAATCCAATGTTATTTGCCTGCATGATCGACCGACCCTCTTTCATTTTCCCTGACTGACGCTGTCATTTTGTGCGCTTCCGCCACCAGCTTCTCTGTGTCATCCGCCTGCGGCGCGTTAATGCGGCATCCTTTTATTCCAAGAAAAAATAGAAATTCTATGTTTCCCTCCGGACCTCTGATCGGGGAAAAAGTCTTTCCAAGAAGCTCCATTTTCGTTTCATTTTCAATAAACTCCGACAGGCAGTTTATTACAGAAGCATGAAGCGATGGATCCGAAACGACTCCTTTGCCCACATGTTCTTTCCCCACCTCAAATTGCGGTTTTACGAGGACGACCATCCTTCCATCAGGTTTTAGAAGCTCCTGCAGAGGTTTTAAAAGGAGTTTCAGGGAGATAAATGACGCGTCTGAGACAATTATATCCGCTTTTTCTCCTCCTATCATATCTTGTGTCAGAAACCGCGCATTTGTGCGTTCCATAACGACGACGCGCCGGTCTGTGCGCAGCTTCCACGCGAGCTGCCCATATCCCACGTCAACCGCATACACAAGCTTTGCTTCTCTGGAGAGGAGGACATCCGTGAATCCTCCGGTAGAGGCCCCTATGTCTATGCATATTTTCCCGGAGGGGTCTATGCCGAAAAAATCGAGTGCTTTTATAAGTTTATAAGCTCCTCTGCTAACCCATGGTTTTTCCGGTGCGTCTATCACGATTTTAGCCTCAGATGACGCTTGAGAGGCAGACTTTGTTACCATTTGTCCATCAACAAAGACCCTCCCCGCCTCTATATATCTCTGGGCGAGGGTCCTTGAATCAACTAGCCTTTTGTCTACCAGAAGCTTATCTATCCTTACAAGTTTAGGCTTCATTTATCTGTACATAAAGCTGCGATATCTTCGGGAGTCATACCGCATTCCGCCCATTGCTCCGCCCTTGTCGCATGGCGGATGAAGATGTCAGGG from Synergistaceae bacterium encodes the following:
- a CDS encoding TlyA family RNA methyltransferase, with translation MKPKLVRIDKLLVDKRLVDSRTLAQRYIEAGRVFVDGQMVTKSASQASSEAKIVIDAPEKPWVSRGAYKLIKALDFFGIDPSGKICIDIGASTGGFTDVLLSREAKLVYAVDVGYGQLAWKLRTDRRVVVMERTNARFLTQDMIGGEKADIIVSDASFISLKLLLKPLQELLKPDGRMVVLVKPQFEVGKEHVGKGVVSDPSLHASVINCLSEFIENETKMELLGKTFSPIRGPEGNIEFLFFLGIKGCRINAPQADDTEKLVAEAHKMTASVRENERGSVDHAGK